The following are encoded together in the Sparus aurata chromosome 1, fSpaAur1.1, whole genome shotgun sequence genome:
- the LOC115578688 gene encoding dynein light chain 4, axonemal: protein MAGTGEGKKEEADYKRLHSFPLIRHTDMPEEMRVETMELCVTACEKFATNNESAAKMIKESMDKKFGSSWHVVIGEGFGFEVTHEVKNLLYMFFGGSLAVCVWKCS from the exons ATGGCTGGGACTGGcgagggaaagaaagaggaggccGACTACAAGAGACTGCACAGCTTCCCTCTCATCAGG caCACGGACATGCCGGAGGAAATGAGGGTTGAGACGATGGAGCTTTGTGTCACAGCCTGTGAGAAGTTTGCCACCAACAATGAG AGTGCAGCGAAGATGATCAAGGAGTCAATGGACAAGAAGTTTGGCAGTTCGTGGCACGTGGTGATCGGTGAAGGCTTCGGCTTCGAGGTCACGCACGAAGTGAAGAACCTGCTCTACATGTTCTTCGGAGGGAGtctggctgtttgtgtgtggaagTGCTCGTAG